In Drosophila pseudoobscura strain MV-25-SWS-2005 chromosome 4, UCI_Dpse_MV25, whole genome shotgun sequence, the following proteins share a genomic window:
- the LOC6902670 gene encoding uncharacterized protein, which produces MRYFITISVSESRKISPSQHIGRMNSDIDLSSAEYQEPCNTFSTDFATIKVAPVTGVIGVRPRVSVAIDSPFLPRIPQSLAQIKSRKGAPSHPSSGYASQFLLRIPRKFEHIKGRPGIRMTQSLYQNASDAMNTINPKASPKPPKKVGHEHMFEAEVIDEGVLGPAVEALGSAVGVLGTTMTFLGAATGSEEQQVVEPQAEPEAENTPDKKGRYLCSIS; this is translated from the exons ATGAGGTATTTTATCACAATATCAGTTTCGGAATCTAGAAAAATCAGTCCCTCGCAACACATCGGCAG AATGAATTCAGATATAGATCTAAGCTCTGCGGAGTACCAAGAACCCTGCAACACATTCTCAACGGATTTCGCAACCATTAAGGTTGCGCCTGTGACAGGTGTGATCGGTGTGCGTCCCCGTGTTTCAGTGGCCATTGACTCGCCGTTTTTACCTCGCATACCACAATCTCTAGCCCAAATCAAGAGTCGGAAAGGTGCACCTTCGCACCCTTCCAGTGGCTACGCCTCTCAGTTTTTGCTTCGCATACCCAGAAAATTTGAACACATCAAGGGACGACCAGGTATAAGAATGACTCAAAGTCTTTATCAGAACGCAAGTGATGCTATGAACACAATTAACCCCAAGGCATCGCCAAAGCCTCCCAAAAAAGTTGGCCATGAGCAC ATGTTTGAAGCTGAAGTGATAGACGAGGGAGTTCTTGGACCAGCCGTGGAAGCCCTTGGGTCGGCAGTTGGAGTCCTTGGAACAACTATGACATTCCTTGGAGCAGCTACTGGttcggaggagcagcaggtggTAGAGCCACAAGCCGAGCCGGAGGCGGAGAACACGCCAGATAAAAAAGGCAGATACCTGTGTTCTATATCGTAA